The proteins below are encoded in one region of Ascochyta rabiei chromosome 9, complete sequence:
- a CDS encoding ER membrane glycoprotein subunit of the GPI transamidase complex-like protein: protein MAAPKASGSRRLVLVFCTWKTLLFLLTAFCPGPGYDTSALILTDASTHRYANLESSSRLDHLVLNLFRWDALYFVKAAERGLMFEQQWAFSPAFSQLLSVTTRFVFGTSEGSLWYYITTGIIVSTVCHCFSVLVLYKLLTLLTGAGRQQSRVPFVASVLHIFTPASLFLSSPYAEALFSLLNLTGMLCYAESRAAANRASINTREVAHKLGSGLLFAMATAIRSNGLLSGLILLYDVARYLPQLFSMRIKVQDVCRVIVTCASGALIAIGFVGPQYLAYLDFCGTGNSTVRPWCKKSIPSIYSWVQSHYWNVGLFRYWTMSNLPLFLLALPMLWLLVYSSVTTLRSGYAQPLHGRPTVPHASDTLESKHAPLVTCELPELALPQLVLAFAAATSFHVQIINRIASGYPIWYLTVAVWLVEDRSNKGQWATRAMIMYSMIQGMLFANFLPPA from the exons ATGGCAGCACCGAAGGCCTCAGGCAGCAGGCGGCTCGTCTTGGTGTTTTGCACGTGGAAGACACTGCTTTTCTTGCTCACTGCATTCTGCCCAGGTCCTGGATACGATACCTCGGCTTTAATCCTGACTGATGCAAGCACCCATCGCTACGCAAACCTCGAATCTTCATCTCGACTTGACCATCTAGTCCTCAACCTCTTCCGCTGGGATGCCTTGTACTTTGTGAAAGCTGCTGAGCGGGGTTTGATGTTCGAGCAACAATGGGCGTTCAGCCCGGCGTTCTCCCAGCTTCTGAGTGTTACGACGCGAT TCGTCTTCGGCACCTCGGAAGGCTCGCTTTGGTACTACATCACCACCGGCATCATCGTCTCTACTGTCTGCCATTGCTTCTCTGTGCTCGTGCTGTACAAACTTCTGACCCTACTCACGGGAGCGGGGCGGCAGCAGTCCCGGGTACCGTTTGTCGCGTCTGTACTTCATATCTTCACACCGGCATCCTTGTTTCTCTCCTCGCCCTACGCTGAGGCTTTGTTCTCCCTGCTCAATCTGACTGGTATGCTCTGCTATGCGGAGTCTAGAGCGGCTGCCAACCGTGCATCCATCAACACTCGGGAAGTTGCTCACAAGCTTGGCTCAGGTCTGTTGTTTGCTATGGCGACAGCCATACGAAGCAATGGCTTGCTGAGTGGCTTGATACTTCTGTACGACGTTGCGCGGTACTTGCCCCAGCTCTTCTCGATGCGGATAAAGGTGCAGGACGTTTGCAGAGTCATCGTCACCTGTGCATCAGGTGCTCTGATAGCCATTGGCTTTGTTGGACCACAGTATCTGGCTTACTTGGACTTTTGCGGCACGGGTAACTCTACAGTCAGGCCTTGGTGCAAGAAGAGTATCCCAAGCATCTATTCGTGGGTGCAGAGTCATTATTG GAACGTCGGACTCTTCCGTTACTGGACCATGTCCAATCTCCCGTTGTTCTTGCTCGCGCTTCCAATGCTGTGGCTCTTGGTCTATTCGAGTGTTACCACCCTCCGCAGCGGTTATGCTCAGCCGTTGCATGGGCGTCCTACTGTACCCCACGCTAGTGACACCCTCGAGTCCAAGCATGCACCACTCGTAACGTGCGAGCTGCCGGAACTAGCACTACCACAGCTAGTGCTGGCTTTTGCAGCAGCCACTAGCTTCCATGTTCAGATCATCAACCGCATCGCCTCCGGTTATCCGATCTGGTACTTGACAGTAGCCGTATGGCTTGTCGAAGACCGGTCAAACAAAGGGCAGTGGGCGACTCGTGCAATGATCATGTATTCTATGATTCAAGGTATGCTGTTTGCTAATTTCTTACCGCCGGCTTGA
- a CDS encoding 60S ribosomal protein L8: MPPKGKKTAPAPFPQGKAGNKKAAKNPLLEKRPKNFGIGQDIQPQRNLGRMVRWPAYVRLQRQKKILNLRLKVPPAIAQFQHVADRNLATQAFKILNKYRPETKTEKKERLTKEATAISEGKKKEDVSKKPYTAKFGLNHVVGLVENKKASLVLIANDVDPIELVVFLPALCRKMGVPYVIVKGKARLGTVVHQKTAAVLALTEVRAEDKTELSKLVSAINDGYLESHHKDASRHWGGGIMGAKANARMEKRRKAIESAIKI; encoded by the exons ATGCCTCCTAAAGGAAAGAAGACCGCGCCTGCGCCCTTCCCTCAGGGAAAGGCTGGCAACAAGAAGGCCGCCAAG AACCCTCTCCTCGAGAAGCGCCCCAAGAACTTTGGTATCGGCCAGGACATCCAGCCCCAGCGTAACCTTGGTCGTATGGTCAGGTGGCCGGCGTACGTCCGTCTCCAGCGCCAGAAGAAGATCCTCAACCTCCGTTTGAAGGTCCCCCCGGCGATTGCCCAGTTCCAGCACGTTGCTGACCGCAACC TCGCCACCCAGGCTTTCAAGATCCTCAACAAGTACCGCCCTGAGACAAAGACCGAGAAGAAGGAGCGCCTGACCAAGGAGGCTACCGCCATTTCTGagggcaagaagaaggaggatgTCTCCAAGAAGCCTTACACCGCCAAGTTCGGTCTGAACCACGTTGTCGGCCTCGTCGAGAACAAGAAGGCCTCGCTCGTCCTGATCGCCAACGACGTTGACCCCATCGAGTTGGTTGTCTTCCTTCCCGCCCTCTGCCGCAAGATGGGTGTTCCCTACGTTATCGTCAAGGGCAAGGCCCGTCTCGGTACGGTCGTCCACCAGAAGACTGCTGCCGTCCTCGCTCTTACCGAGGTCCGCGCCGAGGACAAGACTGAGCTCTCCAAGCTCGTCTCTGCTATCAACGACGGCTACCTCGAGTCTCACCACAAGGATGCGTCCCGTCACTGGGGAGGTGGTATCATGGGTGCCAAGGCCAACGCTCGCATGGAGAAGCGCAGGAAGGCTATCGAGAGCGCTATCAAGATCTAA